Proteins from a genomic interval of Medicago truncatula cultivar Jemalong A17 chromosome 3, MtrunA17r5.0-ANR, whole genome shotgun sequence:
- the LOC25489147 gene encoding nuclear transcription factor Y subunit B-3 — translation MADSDNDSGGPHGGGSNAHGSEMSPREQDRFLPIANVSRIMKKALPANAKISKDAKETVQECVSEFISFITGEASDKCQREKRKTINGDDLLWAMTTLGFEEYVEPLKGYLQRFREMEGEKTVGARDKDAPQGSGSVTNSSYESGGYGGGGGVMMHQGHVYGSGGGGFHQVMGKGGPGYPGPGSNTGRPR, via the coding sequence ATGGCGGACTCTGACAACGACTCCGGCGGACCACACGGCGGAGGATCAAACGCTCACGGAAGCGAGATGTCACCACGAGAACAAGACCGATTTCTTCCAATAGCAAACGTAAGCAGGATCATGAAAAAAGCACTACCAGCGAACGCGAAGATCTCAAAAGACGCAAAGGAAACAGTTCAAGAGTGTGTTTCAGAGTTCATCAGCTTCATCACCGGCGAAGCCTCCGATAAGTGTCAACGTGAGAAGCGGAAGACGATCAACGGCGATGATTTGCTTTGGGCGATGACGACGTTGGGATTCGAGGAGTATGTTGAGCCGTTGAAAGGTTATCTTCAACGGTTTAGGGAGATGGAAGGTGAGAAGACCGTGGGGGCGCGTGATAAAGACGCGCCCCAAGGTTCTGGTAGTGTTACTAATAGTTCTTATGAGAGTGGTGgttatggtggtggtggtggtgttatGATGCATCAGGGACACGTGTATGGTTCTGGTGGTGGTGGGTTTCATCAAGTTATGGGTAAGGGTGGGCCCGGGTATCCTGGGCCTGGGTCTAATACTGGTAGGCCCAGATAG
- the LOC25489148 gene encoding uncharacterized PE-PGRS family protein PE_PGRS54, which translates to MDEDGEHGGDQFYRNEAISAVADDGFMAEEDEDYEDLYNDVNVGEGFRQSLQKTELSEVKIEAVEEKKLPPPPPLPLPPPPPPLTAHGVGGVSAFQNQELIGNEVGVQGGGIRVELGQKAATLSGIGEQGGNTGVELQGIIGQQQQPPLGVGGFVGGVGNDGLMRQGQGGGVGGGSGGAGGGGGSTVLFVGDLHWWTTDADLEAELCKYGQVKDVRFFDEKASGKSKGYCQVEFYDPLATTACKEGMNGHLFNGRPCVVSYANPYTVKKMGEALNNRNQPMNPTAGANQGRRGPAEVGGVKPGGGNVGTGGNYQGGDGNNNNNNNSNNNNNRGSGRGNWGRGNNPGMGNRGHGNPMRNRGGGMGGRGMIGNAGNGYGPGIGAGPPMMHPGFDPSFGGPIGRVGGYAGYPGGPTPPFSGMMPSYPGMHGVAPHVNPGFFGRGMHMNAIGMIPPSGMDGPNMGMWPDPNMGGWGGDELGGGKVAESSYGEEAASDHQYGEVNPDRAGWQNTMREKDRGSERDWSGSSERRYRDDRDQGYERDVPREKDAGHDPEWPERKHRDDREVVRERSRDRDRGREKSRDRERERGDRDRERDRYREDRDRYADHHRYRDREPEHDEEWERGRSSRTHSKSRLSQDEEHHSRSKDADYGKRRRLTSE; encoded by the coding sequence ATGGACGAAGACGGAGAGCACGGTGGCGATCAATTCTATCGCAACGAAGCTATATCTGCCGTCGCCGACGATGGTTTCATGgccgaagaagatgaagattacGAGGATCTTTACAACGATGTTAATGTTGGTGAGGGTTTTCGTCAATCTTTGCAAAAAACCGAGCTTTCAGAAGTTAAAATTGAGGCCGTTGAAGAAAAGAAGCTTCCTCCACCACCACCGTTGCCACTGCCGCCGCCACCACCACCGCTGACAGCTCACGGTGTAGGTGGGGTTTCTGCGTTTCAGAATCAAGAGCTTATAGGGAATGAAGTGGGTGTTCAAGGAGGTGGGATTAGGGTTGAATTAGGGCAAAAAGCTGCTACCTTGAGTGGGATTGGGGAACAGGGTGGTAATACTGGGGTTGAGTTGCAGGGGATTATTGGGCAACAACAGCAACCACCACTtggtgttggtggttttgtTGGGGGTGTTGGAAATGATGGGTTGATGAGACAAGGTCAAGGTGGGGGTGTTGGTGGAGGAAGTGGGGGTGCAGGAGGTGGTGGAGGAAGTACTGTATTGTTTGTGGGTGATTTGCATTGGTGGACTACTGATGCTGATTTGGAAGCTGAGCTTTGTAAGTATGGACAAGTGAAGGATGTGAGGTTTTTCGACGAGAAAGCTAGTGGGAAATCGAAAGGGTACTGTCAGGTTGAGTTCTATGATCCTTTAGCTACAACTGCTTGTAAGGAAGGGATGAATGGTCATTTGTTCAATGGCAGGCCGTGTGTTGTATCTTATGCGAATCCTTATACTGTTAAGAAAATGGGAGAGGCTTTGAATAATAGGAATCAACCGATGAACCCAACTGCCGGGGCGAACCAGGGAAGGAGAGGACCTGCGGAGGTTGGAGGGGTTAAGCCGGGTGGTGGTAACGTTGGGACAGGTGGTAACTACCAAGGTGGAGAtgggaataataataataataataatagtaataataataataatagaggTAGTGGAAGAGGCAATTGGGGGAGAGGGAACAATCCTGGGATGGGGAACAGAGGACATGGTAATCCGATGAGGAATCGGGGTGGTGGGATGGGTGGTAGAGGTATGATTGGTAATGCTGGAAATGGATATGGACCTGGTATTGGTGCTGGCCCGCCTATGATGCATCCGGGTTTTGATCCTTCATTTGGTGGTCCCATTGGTCGAGTGGGTGGCTATGCAGGCTATCCCGGTGGCCCGACACCTCCGTTCTCTGGTATGATGCCTTCATACCCTGGCATGCATGGAGTAGCACCTCATGTTAATCCTGGCTTTTTTGGAAGAGGGATGCATATGAATGCTATAGGGATGATCCCACCATCAGGCATGGATGGTCCTAATATGGGAATGTGGCCGGATCCAAATATGGGTGGATGGGGTGGTGATGAACTCGGTGGTGGCAAGGTTGCAGAGTCAAGTTATGGGGAGGAAGCCGCATCCGACCATCAGTATGGTGAGGTGAATCCTGATAGAGCTGGGTGGCAGAATACTATGAGGGAAAAAGATAGAGGATCCGAAAGGGACTGGTCCGGTTCTTCTGAGCGAAGGTACAGGGATGATAGAGATCAAGGGTATGAGAGAGATGTACCTAGAGAAAAAGATGCTGGACATGATCCTGAATGGCCAGAAAGAAAGCACCGTGATGATAGAGAGGTGGTTCGTGAACGATCTCGTGACCGTGACCGTGGTCGGGAAAAGTCTCGAGATCGCGAGCGCGAAAGGGGGGATCGAGATCGTGAGCGGGACAGATACAGGGAAGATAGGGACAGATATGCTGATCATCATAGGTACAGAGACCGTGAACCAGAGCACGATGAGGAGTGGGAACGGGGGAGATCGTCTAGAACTCACAGTAAATCAAGATTATCACAGGATGAGGAACACCATTCTAGGTCAAAAGATGCTGATTATGGAAAGAGGAGGCGACTGACCTCTGAGTAA